In Arachis hypogaea cultivar Tifrunner chromosome 7, arahy.Tifrunner.gnm2.J5K5, whole genome shotgun sequence, the genomic window CTAGGTTTAGCAAAAAGTACATATATCTTCAAATAAAAGAATAAGCGCAAGACTATTCAATAAGTACTCCATTGATTAATTAAAGATCAATGTAGAACTTTATACATTGATACATTAGCATTATAGAGCGGGCGTAAAACGAATACAAGTCTACATTCTCAAAAGGGTAAAGAGAAAAATGAAGACCTTCTAATCCCCAGGGCCCAGGAGAAACCCCTAGGTGCTACCAAATAATGATGAATCACAACTATTAAGAGTGGTACGTCATGTCACATATTCTCCAACTCAATCATAGAAATGCATGACATGACTCCAACTATATTTCAAATGATCTTAGTAACCAGCAGATGAAACCAAAACATTATGCTCCTTTAAACGTTTCTGAAAATGTGCTAATCGGGTCTGTAACTGCATGATGCCAGCAGCCTTCTGAGAAAGAATGGCATTTAGTTTTGTTATATAATCATCCAGCTGATTCCCTGGTTGATCTGCTTCAACCAAGAGGTTCATCTCCTGTATGTGCAGCGCGGATAAACATGAGTACCAAAACATTAAAGGGcacttcaaatttaaatatagagACCATTTAAATACCTCTCTAACAATATTCATGGTCTCCTCTACTTGTGTCCGGTGAGCATTTACAAGGTCCTCTTCTTCCTGAAATAACAGCATATGCTTCAGCTAACatgaattatatatagagtaaatggtcaaattagtcCATGAAAGATCACTCGTTCTTCAAATTGGTCTccgaaagatttttttaatcaaattcgtcttttaaagattttaaattagtcatgttagtcTTTCCGTCACTTTGTTGTTGATAGTGTCAAAATTTGCTAATGTGACATGTTAAGTGACTCCAAGTCTCCAACACACACCTAagagtcttaattgactattgacataataagtttatgaaatttgatcaaatcaaaacctaattgagGGGAGAACTTGAAACATTGAAATCCCTCAATTTGgggttgatttgatttaatttcataaactaatcatgttaatagtcaattaagattCCTAGGTGTGTGTTGGGGTTTCGCTTAACATGTCACATTAGCAAATTTTGATACCATCTACAAACAAaatgacggaaggactaacatgACTAAGTTAAAATCTTTAAAGGACGAATTTGCTTAAAAAAATCTTTCGGGGACTAATTTAAAAAACGAGTGATCTTtcaggacttatttgtccttttactcattatatatatatatattaaaaccaTTCTCTCAGTAGCTAGAAAACTTACCTGTAAGAGTTCAGTTAAATCATCCTCTGAGTGCATCGTTTTAGGTTCAGATCTTGGAAGATCCTTCCATTTGACCTGACCACTAGGTTTCTTTAATTTGTCTTCAGTTGTAGCATATGATTCCACCTTTGCATTATTCTTCAGTGATGGTTTCACCTCCTCGTAGTAATCTTCAGGAGGACTGAAATCATCTCCATCATTTTCATCCTGCCATACCTCAGTTGTGCGATCCTCATAGGCTGATGCAGTAACAGAAGACAATGGAACCGTGGTTGATTCTTTGAGGTTGATAGTAGAAGATAAAACATCTTTCTTGGAATTATTCCCTTTTGACAGGCTCTTCACCCTggatttttcattcatttttgtaATGGTGAAAGCATTAGTTTTCTGTTATCCAGCTGAAGGAGTAGGGGATATGAAACTAgatttacaaaattaaaatctACTTTAGAGTATAGAAGATTCACCATTACCTGTCAGCATATCTTAATGTATTTAAAGTATGTTCACATGAACCAGAGCTTGGTGATATGCAAGATATCATAACAGTGCGCGAATTGCCAACAAATGAATCCCTCAAGACTTCAGTCAGTTTACTGCCTCTGAAAGGGATGTGCCCCTGATCATTATCAAGAGCTCTTATGCATTCCTTTAAGGCGAGTAAGCTTTTATTGATCTCGGCACCTTCTATTCTGCATCATATAATAATTTGAGGCAACCAGCGAAACAAGTTCATTAGGCTAATATGCAAGAGTTATGCCTACAGTCATCACAGAGATATattgaaagaaaagaagaaacgaATACAGTAGCTAATTTAAGATGCTACTAATAATAACTATATAGCCATCTATGTTTAATATAACTTTGTTGTTTAAATTTCTTAGGAATTTCTTTCATAATTACTTATTTAACCTGAGATAACTAACAGCATATGCATACTAAATTGTACCTTGTTTGTTTGTCATTGTCTGTGGTATCTGCTCCACGTTCACTTCCGGCAAGATCAATGAACGAGAGCTTGCCAATGGGGCGGGGAGGTTTGGATTCATTGCCATCAATCAACTTCTTGATAGCAAGCTGAAGTATTGCATGTGACCGTGAAGATTCCTCGTTTGCACCTGTGGTGCCCGTACTTCTTGTGGCGTTTCCTTTTTCAATCAGTTCTTTGATTTGTTCTACATCTGCTACTCGGTACTCTTGCAAACCCACAATGCAAACTTTCTGCTTACCATCCTCCCTCATGCAAAGTTTTCTGCAGAAGTACAACGTTAGCCCTCAAAATCACAGATTAGGGGGGTAGAAACAAGAAGGTATTTAACTTACTTTCGGTCATTAAGGAGATCAAAAAGCTTCCCACCATAGATTTCAAAGAAACTCACAAACAGTTGATAACCTTGATTTCTGTAAGTATGATACATTAATCTCAAGATGTCCCTGGATGCTTTAAGTGGCAGTGGCTTCATAGTGTAAGTTTTTCCACTTCCTACATAAGCAGAAGACGGTATTTAGAAGTTACAATTGGGAAAAAATTATAGCGACCAGAACAGAgcttgcatttgcatttgcaatTGCAATTGCCATAAATATGACCGCCATCAGTAGGCCGTAACagcaattatttcaaaattgaGAGCCTTATAGTTACCCGTTTGGCCGTATGCAAAGCAAGTTGCTTTAGTACGTTCAAAGATTATTGGAACAATGGGCTCCACTGTTTCACGATACACCTAAAGAAAtgaaaagattaaaataaaagttaGTATTGGCATAGATTGTCACTTCATTTATTTTAACTGGACATATAACTACATTATAGTTACCTCATCATTTGTAACCTCCTCGTTTAAGACAGCATCAAACACAAATTCATGCTTCTCCACATACTGAGTTAGGTCAACCTATAAAACATTAAGCATATAGATTTTAAGATCTCAAAGAAAAACAAGACATCTACTACATTATTATGCCAAAATCTTTATATGAGAACTAACAAGGGAGGAAGTCCTGGCATTCtggaaaaatattattattattattattatggtatTATGGTAATTGATATAGCGAAGCTAAAAAATATCTTAGTTACTAAAATAAGCATAGAATCATTTTCTATTTTGAACACATTGGCAGAACCATATTTGATTTCTTAGCTCACAACTCACTATTGTCATTTAAGGCAACTTAATCTTATTCTAGAACTTAAGGACAACCATACCGCATTGGAAGCATTGATTGCTAAAGCCAATTCCACTCACCTTCAGTTTAGTCTCATGCACCGTTAATGAATTGGAATATGTCTCTATAATGTCTTCCTCATTCTTTGCTAATTCCTTCTTATTTAACGGTCTCTTTCGAACCTGGAAAAATTGCAAAAGACAACATTAGaatttagaaaatattaaaaCTAGTGCTCTATCTTTCCATCCATCTATATACAAATTAGAAAGAATTCATTGTGAGAGAACCTACCACAACTTTGATCTTTGCTACAgaacttgatttttctttgtcAACAGG contains:
- the LOC112703678 gene encoding kinesin-like protein KIN-13B, with amino-acid sequence MNGGGRQRSGTAGVHHQRQYSDNFLDGSSNSRWLQSAGLQHLQSNNIPPLQDYNFYGGGAQGGGRMYRNAQRSFNGGNEFYMEPSTPPGNYRASTQKKSDEDSPGDFSPGLLDLHSFDTELIPEIPATNAFDGNSLYKPSRYRSSDDSEPYMMGKQTNRGRAPENVLKSFPVDKEKSSSVAKIKVVVRKRPLNKKELAKNEEDIIETYSNSLTVHETKLKVDLTQYVEKHEFVFDAVLNEEVTNDEVYRETVEPIVPIIFERTKATCFAYGQTGSGKTYTMKPLPLKASRDILRLMYHTYRNQGYQLFVSFFEIYGGKLFDLLNDRKKLCMREDGKQKVCIVGLQEYRVADVEQIKELIEKGNATRSTGTTGANEESSRSHAILQLAIKKLIDGNESKPPRPIGKLSFIDLAGSERGADTTDNDKQTRIEGAEINKSLLALKECIRALDNDQGHIPFRGSKLTEVLRDSFVGNSRTVMISCISPSSGSCEHTLNTLRYADRVKSLSKGNNSKKDVLSSTINLKESTTVPLSSVTASAYEDRTTEVWQDENDGDDFSPPEDYYEEVKPSLKNNAKVESYATTEDKLKKPSGQVKWKDLPRSEPKTMHSEDDLTELLQEEEDLVNAHRTQVEETMNIVREEMNLLVEADQPGNQLDDYITKLNAILSQKAAGIMQLQTRLAHFQKRLKEHNVLVSSAGY